From a region of the Basfia succiniciproducens genome:
- a CDS encoding HXXEE domain-containing protein yields MGDLFVKFNFAWPWMGLAMAAVLSVLMISTDIFRSDENSHRWTDPVWLAWLVVPLYMFHQFEEFALSYNVATDSYNVVAEVCRLHGYKSYEPCPIPAVHFPFVNVLFAWIAAPLAAIMSKRNSLVGLSLYGFILAEGVLHLTFGLLDHQPFLNHGGLITGSLLFIPISLWVIFIGVKANIMSCNAMICTIFAGVIGQICLFNAYSILPDFGVTGMLIMDAIAVFIPLVLAALVSRRII; encoded by the coding sequence ATGGGTGATTTATTTGTCAAATTCAACTTTGCCTGGCCTTGGATGGGGCTGGCGATGGCGGCGGTGTTGTCGGTGTTGATGATTAGTACCGATATTTTCCGTAGTGATGAAAATAGTCACCGTTGGACGGATCCCGTTTGGTTGGCCTGGCTGGTGGTGCCTTTATATATGTTTCACCAATTCGAAGAATTCGCCCTTTCCTATAATGTGGCGACCGACAGCTATAATGTAGTCGCCGAAGTTTGTCGCTTGCACGGTTATAAGTCTTATGAACCCTGTCCGATTCCGGCGGTACATTTTCCGTTTGTGAACGTATTGTTTGCCTGGATTGCCGCGCCGCTTGCCGCCATAATGAGCAAACGTAATTCGCTGGTCGGTTTGAGTTTATACGGTTTTATCCTTGCCGAAGGCGTGTTGCACTTAACGTTCGGCTTACTTGACCATCAACCTTTCCTTAATCACGGTGGGTTAATTACCGGTTCATTACTGTTTATTCCGATTTCCCTTTGGGTGATTTTTATCGGCGTGAAGGCAAATATCATGAGCTGTAATGCGATGATTTGCACAATTTTTGCCGGTGTTATCGGGCAAATATGCTTGTTTAACGCCTATTCCATTTTGCCGGACTTCGGTGTTACAGGCATGCTCATTATGGATGCTATCGCCGTGTTTATCCCGCTGGTTCTGGCGGCATTGGTTTCCCGACGAATAATTTAG
- a CDS encoding cyclophilin-like fold protein has protein sequence MNIEIQIANSNEKITASLADNQTARDFYAQLPLSMQLEDYANSEKIGHSIPKRLSIADSPKGYAGKKGDLTYYAPWGNLAIFYQDSHVGYANGLVYFGKLTAGLETLSKLNGEVVTIKKAE, from the coding sequence ATGAATATAGAAATCCAAATTGCAAATTCCAATGAAAAAATCACCGCTTCTTTGGCTGACAACCAAACCGCCCGTGATTTTTATGCGCAATTACCGCTCAGTATGCAACTGGAAGATTATGCCAACTCGGAAAAAATCGGTCACAGTATTCCCAAACGCTTATCCATTGCGGACAGTCCGAAGGGTTATGCAGGCAAAAAAGGCGACTTAACCTATTACGCTCCTTGGGGAAATCTTGCTATTTTTTATCAAGATTCCCATGTGGGTTATGCCAACGGATTGGTCTATTTCGGTAAGCTTACCGCCGGATTGGAAACCCTAAGTAAACTTAATGGCGAAGTGGTTACGATTAAGAAAGCGGAATGA
- a CDS encoding alpha/beta hydrolase, which yields MGFNKYYLKMEEHFLYVPYYNHQRRIRVLLPKDYYKEDWQSYPVLYMHDGQNIFYSKESYSGYSWKIIPTIKYHKEFPKIIIVGIDNATVDRLDEYAPWRTDVGNTAEARNTGGKGAEYGQWVVETVKPFIDGHYRTKPQRENTLLAGSSMGAIITAYMGAAYPHIFGHLGVFSLASWFSENEFLRFMHEHPIDRASRVFIQVGTKEGDDADAQYISNMNQAYIDSTLYYYQALIRTGHPLDNIRLKIMANEIHHEKYWASHFVDFLRFSLMGK from the coding sequence ATGGGCTTTAATAAATATTACCTAAAAATGGAAGAGCATTTTCTTTACGTACCTTATTATAACCATCAGCGTCGCATTCGGGTGCTGCTGCCTAAAGATTATTACAAAGAAGACTGGCAGAGCTATCCCGTATTGTATATGCATGACGGACAGAATATATTTTACAGTAAGGAATCTTATTCCGGTTATTCTTGGAAAATTATCCCGACGATTAAATATCATAAAGAATTTCCTAAAATCATTATTGTGGGTATTGATAACGCCACTGTTGACCGTTTGGACGAATACGCGCCTTGGCGTACGGACGTGGGCAATACGGCGGAAGCGCGTAATACGGGCGGTAAGGGTGCGGAGTACGGGCAGTGGGTAGTGGAAACCGTGAAACCCTTTATCGACGGTCATTATCGTACCAAACCGCAGCGAGAAAATACCTTATTGGCGGGGAGTTCCATGGGGGCGATTATTACCGCTTACATGGGCGCGGCTTATCCGCATATATTCGGGCATTTAGGGGTATTTTCTCTGGCTTCCTGGTTTAGCGAAAACGAATTTTTACGCTTTATGCACGAACATCCTATCGATCGGGCAAGCCGAGTGTTTATTCAGGTGGGGACCAAAGAGGGTGATGATGCGGATGCGCAATATATTTCCAATATGAATCAGGCTTATATCGATAGCACTTTGTATTATTATCAGGCGCTGATTCGTACCGGGCACCCGTTGGATAATATCCGATTAAAAATTATGGCGAATGAAATTCATCATGAAAAATATTGGGCGAGCCATTTTGTGGATTTTTTGCGTTTTTCTTTAATGGGTAAATAG
- a CDS encoding DapH/DapD/GlmU-related protein — protein sequence MNYSLELPINQLIDQNSELFTQIHQTVDNNAPLVAELNSGFRTQNEIRAILNEMTGTEIDASFHVNLPLYTDFGAHIRIGKRVFINTAVMLTDLGSITLEDDVLIGPRVNIITVDHPIDPAQRRGVIVKPVVIKKNAWIGAGATILAGVTVGENAIVAAGAVVNKDVPANTIVGGIPAKLIKEI from the coding sequence ATGAATTACAGTCTAGAGTTACCTATCAATCAACTTATCGACCAAAATAGCGAATTATTTACTCAAATTCACCAAACTGTCGATAACAATGCGCCGTTAGTAGCAGAACTTAATTCCGGTTTTAGAACGCAAAACGAAATACGGGCAATTTTAAATGAAATGACCGGCACGGAAATTGATGCAAGTTTTCACGTGAATTTACCGCTTTATACCGACTTTGGTGCGCATATTCGTATTGGCAAACGAGTGTTTATTAACACTGCGGTAATGCTTACCGACTTAGGCAGCATCACACTTGAAGATGATGTTTTGATTGGTCCGCGCGTGAACATTATCACCGTAGATCACCCCATTGATCCCGCACAACGTCGAGGCGTAATTGTTAAACCGGTTGTGATTAAAAAGAATGCGTGGATTGGCGCCGGGGCAACCATTTTAGCCGGTGTAACCGTGGGTGAAAATGCCATTGTCGCCGCAGGTGCTGTGGTGAACAAAGACGTACCCGCTAATACGATAGTAGGCGGTATTCCCGCCAAATTGATTAAGGAAATCTGA
- the gpt gene encoding xanthine phosphoribosyltransferase, whose amino-acid sequence MSEKYVVTWDMFHMHARKLAERLLPASQWKGIIAVSRGGLFPAAVLARELGLRHVETVCIASYDHDQQGDLKVIHKAETDGESFIVVDDLVDTGNTAREIRNMYPKAKFVTVFAKPAGAPLVDDYVIDIPQNTWIEQPWDLGIGFVPPLARK is encoded by the coding sequence ATGAGCGAAAAATATGTTGTTACCTGGGATATGTTCCACATGCACGCACGCAAATTAGCGGAACGTTTATTACCGGCGTCACAATGGAAAGGCATTATTGCCGTGAGTCGCGGCGGTTTGTTCCCGGCTGCGGTATTAGCGCGCGAATTAGGACTACGTCATGTCGAAACCGTCTGTATCGCAAGCTATGATCACGACCAACAAGGCGATTTAAAAGTGATCCATAAAGCGGAAACCGACGGCGAAAGTTTTATCGTGGTGGACGATTTAGTGGATACCGGCAACACGGCGCGCGAAATTCGCAATATGTATCCAAAAGCGAAATTCGTTACCGTATTCGCAAAACCGGCGGGCGCGCCGTTAGTAGATGATTATGTGATTGATATTCCGCAAAACACATGGATTGAACAACCTTGGGACTTAGGCATCGGATTTGTGCCGCCTTTAGCGCGTAAGTAA
- a CDS encoding helix-turn-helix domain-containing protein, with amino-acid sequence MGYESPNQFSREFKRYFGMTPKQNKK; translated from the coding sequence ATTGGCTATGAAAGCCCGAACCAGTTCAGTCGCGAATTTAAACGCTATTTTGGTATGACGCCGAAACAAAATAAGAAATAA
- a CDS encoding aminoacyl-histidine dipeptidase produces MSEIQSLQPQLLWKWFDQICAIPHPSHHEEQLAEFIVNWAKGKGFYAERDEAGNLLIRKPATKGMEHCQSVALQAHLDMVPQANEETDHDFTSDPIQPYIDGEWVKAKGTTLGADNGIGMASALAVLDSENLVHPALEVLLTMTEEVGMDGALGLRKNWLQSEIMINTDTEDNGEIYIGCAGGENADLTVPVQWRENNYEHCYQISLKGLRGGHSGCDIHTGRASAIKTLARFLANLQQNQPHFEFSLSEIRGGSVRNAIPREAFATLCFNGEPANFTQGVKSFESLLKTELAIAEPDLQLTAQPAEKATKVFAPNTKNNVVNLLNALPNGVIRNSDVVENVVESSLSIGVLKTTEDAVKGTILVRSLIESGTNYINGLLISLTELCGASVQFSGRYPGWEPHAETPILALTKEIYGELLGYEPAIKVIHAGLECGLLKKIYPALDVVSIGPTIVNAHSPDEKVHIPAVRTYWELLTKVLAGIPAKK; encoded by the coding sequence ATGTCCGAAATTCAATCTCTTCAACCCCAATTACTCTGGAAATGGTTCGATCAAATTTGTGCAATCCCCCACCCTTCTCATCACGAAGAACAATTAGCCGAATTTATTGTGAACTGGGCAAAAGGAAAAGGATTTTATGCCGAGCGGGATGAAGCGGGCAACCTGTTAATCCGTAAACCGGCGACAAAAGGCATGGAACATTGTCAATCGGTCGCTTTACAGGCGCATTTGGATATGGTGCCGCAGGCAAATGAAGAAACAGACCATGATTTCACATCGGATCCGATTCAGCCTTATATCGACGGCGAATGGGTAAAAGCCAAAGGCACCACTTTAGGTGCGGATAACGGTATCGGCATGGCATCCGCGTTAGCCGTATTAGACAGTGAAAATCTCGTCCACCCTGCTCTGGAAGTATTACTGACCATGACGGAAGAAGTGGGCATGGACGGCGCGTTGGGTTTGCGCAAAAACTGGCTGCAATCCGAAATAATGATCAATACCGACACCGAAGACAACGGTGAGATTTATATCGGCTGCGCCGGCGGTGAAAACGCAGATTTAACCGTGCCTGTGCAATGGCGGGAAAATAATTATGAGCACTGTTATCAGATCAGTTTGAAAGGATTGCGCGGCGGTCATTCCGGTTGTGATATTCATACCGGACGTGCCAGCGCAATTAAAACTTTGGCGCGTTTTTTGGCAAATCTTCAGCAAAATCAACCGCACTTTGAATTTTCCCTTAGCGAAATCCGCGGCGGTTCCGTACGCAATGCGATTCCTCGCGAAGCTTTCGCGACCCTTTGTTTTAACGGTGAACCCGCAAATTTCACGCAAGGGGTAAAATCATTCGAAAGCCTGTTAAAAACGGAATTAGCCATTGCCGAACCGGATCTGCAGTTAACGGCGCAACCTGCCGAAAAAGCAACGAAAGTGTTCGCCCCAAATACGAAAAATAATGTCGTTAACCTGTTGAACGCGCTGCCGAACGGCGTAATTCGTAACAGTGATGTCGTTGAAAACGTAGTGGAAAGTTCATTAAGTATCGGCGTATTGAAAACTACGGAAGACGCGGTAAAAGGTACGATTTTAGTTCGTTCGTTAATTGAAAGCGGCACAAATTACATTAACGGTCTATTAATTTCCCTCACCGAACTTTGTGGTGCGAGCGTTCAATTCTCCGGCCGTTACCCGGGTTGGGAACCGCATGCGGAAACGCCGATTTTAGCCTTAACTAAAGAAATTTACGGCGAATTGCTCGGTTATGAGCCGGCGATTAAAGTGATTCACGCCGGGCTTGAATGCGGCTTATTGAAGAAAATTTATCCGGCGTTGGATGTGGTATCTATCGGTCCGACTATTGTGAACGCGCACTCACCGGATGAAAAAGTACATATTCCGGCGGTACGGACTTATTGGGAATTGCTGACCAAAGTACTGGCGGGCATACCGGCGAAAAAATAG
- a CDS encoding ATP-grasp domain-containing protein, translating to MSRALNFVMISPHFPTNFETFAVRMREKGINTLGIADTPYEQLSETLRNNLTEYYRVDNMEDYEQVYRAVGYFAHKYGRIDRVESHNEYWLELDAKLRTDFNVFGYKNDDMLAIKTKAQMKEVFRKSGLKVAKGRVFKDDEDARKLAKQLKFPVIVKPNSGVGASDTYKIKSAVELEDFFGYKNPNVEYIMEEFIDGDIVTFDGLTDHDGKIVFYSSLEYSEAVLDTVEKDGDMFYYVPREISPKLVKLGEQCVEAFNVRERFFHFEFFRVKKSGELLPLEINCRPPGGLTIDMWNYANDFDVFREYANVVTENKFYSDITHPWNVVYISRKANQNYVNSIDDVCQKFGDNIISVQTVPGVFAKVMGEHGILVRTKTIEQMREIVQFAQAKQ from the coding sequence ATGTCTAGAGCTCTTAATTTTGTGATGATCTCACCACATTTCCCGACAAATTTTGAAACCTTTGCCGTTCGTATGAGAGAAAAAGGAATCAATACATTAGGTATTGCCGATACGCCTTACGAACAATTAAGCGAAACATTACGCAACAATCTAACAGAATACTATCGTGTTGATAATATGGAAGATTATGAACAGGTTTATCGCGCCGTCGGTTATTTTGCCCATAAATACGGTCGCATCGATCGCGTAGAATCCCATAATGAATACTGGCTGGAACTAGATGCGAAACTACGCACCGATTTCAATGTGTTTGGTTATAAAAATGACGATATGTTAGCTATAAAAACCAAAGCGCAAATGAAAGAAGTATTCCGCAAATCCGGTTTAAAAGTGGCAAAAGGCCGTGTATTTAAAGATGATGAAGATGCGCGTAAACTGGCAAAGCAGCTTAAATTTCCGGTTATCGTTAAGCCGAATTCCGGCGTGGGTGCAAGCGACACTTATAAAATTAAAAGTGCGGTGGAATTGGAAGACTTTTTCGGCTATAAAAACCCGAACGTCGAATATATTATGGAAGAATTTATCGACGGCGATATCGTGACCTTCGACGGTTTAACGGATCACGACGGTAAAATCGTGTTCTATTCAAGCCTTGAATATTCCGAAGCGGTGCTTGATACGGTAGAAAAAGACGGCGATATGTTCTATTACGTGCCCCGTGAAATCTCTCCGAAATTAGTAAAACTCGGCGAACAATGCGTAGAAGCCTTTAACGTGCGCGAGCGTTTCTTCCACTTTGAATTCTTCCGGGTAAAAAAATCAGGCGAATTACTGCCGCTTGAAATCAACTGTCGTCCGCCGGGCGGTTTAACCATCGATATGTGGAACTATGCCAATGATTTCGACGTATTCCGTGAATACGCCAATGTGGTGACGGAAAATAAATTCTATTCCGACATTACACATCCTTGGAATGTGGTTTATATTTCCCGCAAAGCCAATCAAAACTATGTAAATTCAATTGATGATGTTTGTCAAAAATTCGGCGATAACATCATCAGCGTACAAACCGTGCCTGGCGTATTTGCCAAAGTAATGGGCGAGCACGGTATTTTGGTGAGAACGAAAACCATTGAGCAAATGCGTGAAATCGTGCAATTTGCCCAAGCAAAACAGTAA
- a CDS encoding esterase family protein, with protein sequence MHFERRSQWSSELGREMYFNVYGHTGKPVIVFPSSGGNQEEYANFGMIDACRSFIDRGLIKIYTPDSYDKESWLATWKSGHDMALAHNAYDRYIVHELVPLIRHESQWNGTMIATGCSMGAFHSVNFALRHPDLFDTTIALSGVYDARFFTGEFYGDPTVYFNSPIDSLWGQNDDWFLNQYRRNHFIVAVGQGAWENEHVSDTVRLQEAFNAKGIPAWFDYWGEDVDHDWPWWRKQMPFFLSKLEEQGII encoded by the coding sequence ATGCATTTTGAAAGAAGAAGCCAATGGAGCAGTGAATTAGGACGCGAGATGTACTTCAACGTATACGGTCATACCGGCAAACCCGTTATTGTATTTCCTTCTTCGGGCGGCAATCAGGAAGAATATGCCAATTTCGGTATGATCGATGCCTGCCGTTCTTTTATTGATCGCGGTTTAATCAAAATTTATACGCCGGATTCTTATGATAAAGAATCCTGGCTCGCTACCTGGAAATCCGGTCATGATATGGCATTAGCCCATAACGCTTATGATCGCTATATCGTACACGAGCTTGTGCCGTTAATCCGTCACGAATCCCAATGGAACGGTACTATGATCGCAACAGGTTGCAGCATGGGCGCATTCCACTCCGTGAACTTTGCCCTTCGCCACCCGGATTTGTTCGACACCACTATCGCATTAAGCGGTGTGTATGACGCCCGTTTCTTTACCGGCGAATTCTATGGTGACCCGACCGTGTATTTCAACTCGCCGATAGACTCCCTTTGGGGACAAAACGACGATTGGTTCTTAAACCAATATCGCCGCAATCATTTTATTGTGGCTGTCGGTCAAGGCGCTTGGGAAAATGAGCATGTCAGTGATACGGTTCGCTTACAGGAAGCTTTCAACGCAAAAGGTATTCCCGCTTGGTTTGATTACTGGGGCGAAGACGTTGATCACGATTGGCCTTGGTGGCGCAAACAAATGCCGTTTTTCTTATCAAAACTGGAAGAACAAGGCATTATTTAA
- a CDS encoding MBL fold metallo-hydrolase, giving the protein MTLLKYILIALISLILLLAASAVIFMQTKPFGKHPEGQRLARIEQSVHYKAGKFVNHLPTEVQTTDKPLWKIWYDFLFQQIDHLTPNRPLPVVKTDLQQLSREKNFIVWFGHSSYLIQLDGKRFLVDPVLVSGSPLSFANKMFQGTNLYQPQDMPDFDYLVITHDHWDHLDYEAVIQLKNKMKEKVITSLGVGAHLEYWGYPAERIIEMDWNEKTELENHFKITALPARHFSGRGIVRNKTLWSSFMLEVPGETIYLGGDSGYDPIYQEIGQRFNISLALMENGQYNKDWANIHIQPEQLTLAVKALRPKRLMTVHNAKFALARHDWRAPLEQIYRNAQKENFNLFTPKIGDVFYFSEQGEADSPNFREPWWQSVE; this is encoded by the coding sequence ATGACTTTATTAAAATATATCTTGATTGCACTAATCAGCCTTATTTTACTATTGGCGGCGAGTGCGGTTATTTTTATGCAAACTAAGCCTTTCGGCAAACATCCCGAAGGGCAAAGGCTGGCGCGTATTGAACAATCCGTTCACTACAAAGCGGGAAAATTCGTCAACCATTTACCAACCGAAGTTCAAACCACCGATAAACCGCTTTGGAAAATATGGTATGACTTTTTATTCCAACAAATAGATCACCTTACGCCGAATCGCCCGCTTCCTGTGGTAAAAACCGATTTGCAGCAATTAAGTCGGGAGAAAAACTTTATTGTTTGGTTCGGTCATTCGTCTTATTTAATTCAATTGGACGGAAAGCGTTTTTTAGTGGATCCGGTGCTGGTTTCCGGCTCACCGTTGTCTTTTGCCAATAAAATGTTTCAAGGTACCAATCTGTATCAGCCGCAAGATATGCCCGATTTCGATTATTTGGTTATCACTCATGATCACTGGGATCATCTGGATTATGAAGCGGTTATCCAACTAAAAAACAAAATGAAGGAAAAAGTAATTACAAGCTTGGGCGTGGGCGCTCATTTGGAATATTGGGGTTATCCCGCAGAACGTATTATTGAAATGGACTGGAATGAAAAAACCGAACTTGAAAACCATTTCAAAATTACCGCCCTGCCCGCCCGCCATTTTTCCGGCAGAGGCATTGTTCGCAATAAAACCTTGTGGTCTTCATTTATGTTGGAAGTGCCCGGCGAGACTATTTATCTGGGCGGCGACAGCGGTTATGACCCTATTTATCAGGAAATCGGGCAACGTTTTAACATTAGTTTGGCCTTAATGGAAAATGGTCAATACAATAAAGATTGGGCGAATATTCATATTCAGCCCGAACAATTGACACTAGCGGTAAAAGCGCTGCGTCCAAAACGTTTAATGACCGTGCATAACGCCAAATTCGCCCTCGCCCGACACGACTGGCGCGCACCTTTAGAACAGATTTACCGAAACGCGCAAAAAGAAAACTTCAACTTATTCACGCCAAAAATCGGTGATGTTTTCTATTTTTCGGAACAAGGCGAAGCGGACAGCCCAAATTTTCGGGAACCTTGGTGGCAAAGCGTAGAATAA